The region ATTCGTTAGATTAAGTGTTTTCCGAAGTTTTTTTGGGGGATTACTACTCGATACTTTGGTGATATTTTTACAGATTCCATATAACGCCTCCATTCATTAGCTGTTAATTATTGCATCACTGAAGATTTTAAATATTGGTGTGTTCACTTATTATAATAACCTCCTTGCATTAATCAGTGATATATTACGAAAGTATATATCACTGATTAATAAAAACAAGAGCGTCTTCATTGTTATTACTTCTGCGTCCAATTCCCATTTTCATCATGGTGCCAGTGGCCGGGTCTGGCTTTTTGTTTAAGGGTCTTCGCGAAGACGGCCTTTATTTTTCCAACGTCTGACAGCGCGATTTTATTTGCGGTTGCCAACTCCTTATAGAGAGCTTCACGGTCGTTATTTTCAGCCCTCACCAAGCGTTTGACCGTCCTGATACCCTCTCCTCCAAGACCACCCATTTCCCTTATCGCAAGCATACCGTCATTCGTTTCACCAATGGCGCCTTTCTCCTTAAATTCCATGATTTTTGCATTACGGGCCTTCATGGAATCGATCAGTTTTCGGATAACAGGGGTTGTCAGGTTGAGGTCTATTTCACCCGCGTAAACTGTTGAGTTTCCGAAGAGGTTAAAAGGTATACTCTTTCGAAAATAGCTTTGTTGATCACTATTGACCGTGTTGTCTTGTGTGCCGTCTTCTCCCTGGATCTCGTCAATAATTATTTCGGCAGCCTCTTCGACTGCTTCGGTTGGGAAGTAAACGTTAACAGTAATCACGGCACAACTAATGACAAAAAATGCCAGAAGTGGTAATCCAAGAAATCTTATCATCTGCTTCTTCATAAATTAACTCCTTTCAATTGTTTTCATTTTTTATTTAATCTGAACTTGAGTGCCATCAACATCTGAATCTAATATTCCTTTGAATGAGCTGAGGAATGTCTTGAATGGTACTCTTTTTTCGGCATTGGGGAACACAATCTCAAGC is a window of Candidatus Scalindua japonica DNA encoding:
- a CDS encoding YdbL family protein, whose translation is MKKQMIRFLGLPLLAFFVISCAVITVNVYFPTEAVEEAAEIIIDEIQGEDGTQDNTVNSDQQSYFRKSIPFNLFGNSTVYAGEIDLNLTTPVIRKLIDSMKARNAKIMEFKEKGAIGETNDGMLAIREMGGLGGEGIRTVKRLVRAENNDREALYKELATANKIALSDVGKIKAVFAKTLKQKARPGHWHHDENGNWTQK